From Microtus pennsylvanicus isolate mMicPen1 chromosome 10, mMicPen1.hap1, whole genome shotgun sequence, one genomic window encodes:
- the Fcgr2b gene encoding low affinity immunoglobulin gamma Fc region receptor II-b isoform X2 produces the protein MRIPSFLPLPPESNWAACILSQTLCQVLLWATVLNLVAGTHDLPKAMVKLEPPWIQVLKEDSVTLKCEGTHNPGNYSTQWLHNGRSLRSQVRPNYTFKATVNDSGEYQCRLEENILSDPVQLEVIADWLLLQTPQFMFKEGETIILRCHSWRSKPLNKITLYQNGKSIKYRQSNGNFSISKANHSHSGDYHCTGYLGKGQYKSRSVTITVQVPKSSSSSVPVLTIVAAVTGIAVATLVIILVSLIYIKQKQAPALPGNPDHREMGDTLPKELGEYSVPSEGSVPGSPGPPCGLEPASNSYYNTPDLGEVAKTEVENTITYSLLKHPEVPDEDAEPDYQKHI, from the exons ATGCGAATCCCATCATTCTTACCTCTACCCCCGGAGAGCAACTGGGCTGCCTGTATACTCTCCCAGACTTTGTGCCAAGTGCTACTGTGGGCAACTGTGCTAA ATCTTGTTGCTGGGACACATG ATCTCCCGAAGGCCATGGTGAAACTTGAGCCCCCATGGATCCAGGTGCTCAAGGAAGACAGTGTGACATTGAAGTGTGAAGGGACCCACAACCCTGGGAACTATTCGACCCAGTGGCTCCACAATGGGAGGTCCCTCCGGAGCCAGGTCCGGCCCAACTACACGTTTAAAGCCACAGTCAATGACAGTGGAGAATACCAGTGCAGACTGGAGGAGAACATCCTCAGCGACCCTGTACAACTGGAAGTGATTGCAG ACTGGCTGCTGCTCCAGACCCCTCAATTCATGTTTAAGGAAGGAGAAACCATCATCTTGAGATGCCATAGCTGGAGGAGCAAACCCCTGAACAAGATCACATTATACCAGAATGGAAAATCCATAAAATATCGTCAGTCCAACGGCAACTTCTCCATCTCCAAAGCAAATCACAGCCACAGCGGTGATTACCACTGCACAGGATACCTAGGAAAGGGACAATACAAGTCGAGGTCTGTGACCATCACTGTCCAAG TGCCCAAATCCAGCAGCAGCTCTGTACCAGTCTTGACAATTGTAGCCGCTGTCACTGGGATTGCTGTAGCAACCCTTGTTATTATCCTGGTATCCTTGATCTACATCAAGCAAAAACAGGCTCCAG CTCTCCCAGGAAACCCTGATCACAGGGAAATGGGAGATACCCTTCCCAAGGAACTAGGTGAGTACAGCGTGCCCTCTGAGGGTTCAGTGCCGGGCAGCCCAGGGCCTCCATGTGGACTGGAGCCAGCAAGCAACAGCTATT ACAATACGCCTGATCTCGGAGAAGTCGCCAAAACTGAG GTTGAGAATACAATCACCTATTCACTTCTCAAGCATCCTGAAGTTCCGGATGAAGATGCAGAACCTGATTACCAGAAACACATTTAA
- the Fcgr2b gene encoding low affinity immunoglobulin gamma Fc region receptor II-b isoform X4 yields the protein MRIPSFLPLPPESNWAACILSQTLCQVLLWATVLNLVAGTHDLPKAMVKLEPPWIQVLKEDSVTLKCEGTHNPGNYSTQWLHNGRSLRSQVRPNYTFKATVNDSGEYQCRLEENILSDPVQLEVIADWLLLQTPQFMFKEGETIILRCHSWRSKPLNKITLYQNGKSIKYRQSNGNFSISKANHSHSGDYHCTGYLGKGQYKSRSVTITVQVPKSSSSSVPVLTIVAAVTGIAVATLVIILVSLIYIKQKQAPDNTPDLGEVAKTEVENTITYSLLKHPEVPDEDAEPDYQKHI from the exons ATGCGAATCCCATCATTCTTACCTCTACCCCCGGAGAGCAACTGGGCTGCCTGTATACTCTCCCAGACTTTGTGCCAAGTGCTACTGTGGGCAACTGTGCTAA ATCTTGTTGCTGGGACACATG ATCTCCCGAAGGCCATGGTGAAACTTGAGCCCCCATGGATCCAGGTGCTCAAGGAAGACAGTGTGACATTGAAGTGTGAAGGGACCCACAACCCTGGGAACTATTCGACCCAGTGGCTCCACAATGGGAGGTCCCTCCGGAGCCAGGTCCGGCCCAACTACACGTTTAAAGCCACAGTCAATGACAGTGGAGAATACCAGTGCAGACTGGAGGAGAACATCCTCAGCGACCCTGTACAACTGGAAGTGATTGCAG ACTGGCTGCTGCTCCAGACCCCTCAATTCATGTTTAAGGAAGGAGAAACCATCATCTTGAGATGCCATAGCTGGAGGAGCAAACCCCTGAACAAGATCACATTATACCAGAATGGAAAATCCATAAAATATCGTCAGTCCAACGGCAACTTCTCCATCTCCAAAGCAAATCACAGCCACAGCGGTGATTACCACTGCACAGGATACCTAGGAAAGGGACAATACAAGTCGAGGTCTGTGACCATCACTGTCCAAG TGCCCAAATCCAGCAGCAGCTCTGTACCAGTCTTGACAATTGTAGCCGCTGTCACTGGGATTGCTGTAGCAACCCTTGTTATTATCCTGGTATCCTTGATCTACATCAAGCAAAAACAGGCTCCAG ACAATACGCCTGATCTCGGAGAAGTCGCCAAAACTGAG GTTGAGAATACAATCACCTATTCACTTCTCAAGCATCCTGAAGTTCCGGATGAAGATGCAGAACCTGATTACCAGAAACACATTTAA
- the Fcgr2b gene encoding low affinity immunoglobulin gamma Fc region receptor II-b isoform X3 produces MRIPSFLPLPPESNWAACILSQTLCQVLLWATVLNLVAGTHADLPKAMVKLEPPWIQVLKEDSVTLKCEGTHNPGNYSTQWLHNGRSLRSQVRPNYTFKATVNDSGEYQCRLEENILSDPVQLEVIADWLLLQTPQFMFKEGETIILRCHSWRSKPLNKITLYQNGKSIKYRQSNGNFSISKANHSHSGDYHCTGYLGKGQYKSRSVTITVQVPKSSSSSVPVLTIVAAVTGIAVATLVIILVSLIYIKQKQAPDNTPDLGEVAKTEVENTITYSLLKHPEVPDEDAEPDYQKHI; encoded by the exons ATGCGAATCCCATCATTCTTACCTCTACCCCCGGAGAGCAACTGGGCTGCCTGTATACTCTCCCAGACTTTGTGCCAAGTGCTACTGTGGGCAACTGTGCTAA ATCTTGTTGCTGGGACACATG CAGATCTCCCGAAGGCCATGGTGAAACTTGAGCCCCCATGGATCCAGGTGCTCAAGGAAGACAGTGTGACATTGAAGTGTGAAGGGACCCACAACCCTGGGAACTATTCGACCCAGTGGCTCCACAATGGGAGGTCCCTCCGGAGCCAGGTCCGGCCCAACTACACGTTTAAAGCCACAGTCAATGACAGTGGAGAATACCAGTGCAGACTGGAGGAGAACATCCTCAGCGACCCTGTACAACTGGAAGTGATTGCAG ACTGGCTGCTGCTCCAGACCCCTCAATTCATGTTTAAGGAAGGAGAAACCATCATCTTGAGATGCCATAGCTGGAGGAGCAAACCCCTGAACAAGATCACATTATACCAGAATGGAAAATCCATAAAATATCGTCAGTCCAACGGCAACTTCTCCATCTCCAAAGCAAATCACAGCCACAGCGGTGATTACCACTGCACAGGATACCTAGGAAAGGGACAATACAAGTCGAGGTCTGTGACCATCACTGTCCAAG TGCCCAAATCCAGCAGCAGCTCTGTACCAGTCTTGACAATTGTAGCCGCTGTCACTGGGATTGCTGTAGCAACCCTTGTTATTATCCTGGTATCCTTGATCTACATCAAGCAAAAACAGGCTCCAG ACAATACGCCTGATCTCGGAGAAGTCGCCAAAACTGAG GTTGAGAATACAATCACCTATTCACTTCTCAAGCATCCTGAAGTTCCGGATGAAGATGCAGAACCTGATTACCAGAAACACATTTAA
- the Fcgr2b gene encoding low affinity immunoglobulin gamma Fc region receptor II-b isoform X1, whose product MRIPSFLPLPPESNWAACILSQTLCQVLLWATVLNLVAGTHADLPKAMVKLEPPWIQVLKEDSVTLKCEGTHNPGNYSTQWLHNGRSLRSQVRPNYTFKATVNDSGEYQCRLEENILSDPVQLEVIADWLLLQTPQFMFKEGETIILRCHSWRSKPLNKITLYQNGKSIKYRQSNGNFSISKANHSHSGDYHCTGYLGKGQYKSRSVTITVQVPKSSSSSVPVLTIVAAVTGIAVATLVIILVSLIYIKQKQAPALPGNPDHREMGDTLPKELGEYSVPSEGSVPGSPGPPCGLEPASNSYYNTPDLGEVAKTEVENTITYSLLKHPEVPDEDAEPDYQKHI is encoded by the exons ATGCGAATCCCATCATTCTTACCTCTACCCCCGGAGAGCAACTGGGCTGCCTGTATACTCTCCCAGACTTTGTGCCAAGTGCTACTGTGGGCAACTGTGCTAA ATCTTGTTGCTGGGACACATG CAGATCTCCCGAAGGCCATGGTGAAACTTGAGCCCCCATGGATCCAGGTGCTCAAGGAAGACAGTGTGACATTGAAGTGTGAAGGGACCCACAACCCTGGGAACTATTCGACCCAGTGGCTCCACAATGGGAGGTCCCTCCGGAGCCAGGTCCGGCCCAACTACACGTTTAAAGCCACAGTCAATGACAGTGGAGAATACCAGTGCAGACTGGAGGAGAACATCCTCAGCGACCCTGTACAACTGGAAGTGATTGCAG ACTGGCTGCTGCTCCAGACCCCTCAATTCATGTTTAAGGAAGGAGAAACCATCATCTTGAGATGCCATAGCTGGAGGAGCAAACCCCTGAACAAGATCACATTATACCAGAATGGAAAATCCATAAAATATCGTCAGTCCAACGGCAACTTCTCCATCTCCAAAGCAAATCACAGCCACAGCGGTGATTACCACTGCACAGGATACCTAGGAAAGGGACAATACAAGTCGAGGTCTGTGACCATCACTGTCCAAG TGCCCAAATCCAGCAGCAGCTCTGTACCAGTCTTGACAATTGTAGCCGCTGTCACTGGGATTGCTGTAGCAACCCTTGTTATTATCCTGGTATCCTTGATCTACATCAAGCAAAAACAGGCTCCAG CTCTCCCAGGAAACCCTGATCACAGGGAAATGGGAGATACCCTTCCCAAGGAACTAGGTGAGTACAGCGTGCCCTCTGAGGGTTCAGTGCCGGGCAGCCCAGGGCCTCCATGTGGACTGGAGCCAGCAAGCAACAGCTATT ACAATACGCCTGATCTCGGAGAAGTCGCCAAAACTGAG GTTGAGAATACAATCACCTATTCACTTCTCAAGCATCCTGAAGTTCCGGATGAAGATGCAGAACCTGATTACCAGAAACACATTTAA